The following are from one region of the Stigmatella ashevillena genome:
- a CDS encoding xanthine dehydrogenase family protein molybdopterin-binding subunit: protein MDKSVGKPLDRVDGRLKVTGAAKYAAEFPQEQLAHAVLVTSTIANGTISRMDTAAAEKAPGVLAVLSPEKPPKLGGDPTQKQSPVDRVVHVLQTKRVDYQHQPVAVVVADTLERATHAAALVKVQYKASKPKANFKAEKAQAYKPTAILGRPADHAQGKASDEKPGAEVDATYVTPYEHHNPMEPHATTAFWEGDLLTVYDATQGVFGTRSRLAALLGIPVENVRVITKFVGGGFGGKGSVWAHTALAAMAAKAVSRPVKLVLRRDQMFGPVGYRPETEQHVQLRARKDGKLLLIRHETTSSTSTFDEFAEPSSMQTRMLYASEQIITSHRLVRLTMGTPTFTRAPGESTGTFALESAMDELAYKLNLDPVALRLQNHADQDPESGRPWSSKSLKECYRVGAEKFGWAKRNPTPGSMKDGRTLIGWGMASATYPARQMKASAKASLLPDGTVQVDSGSQDLGTGTYTVMTQIAADALGLAPEKVRFDLGDTQMPETPVSGGSWTASSVGSAVKAVSLALRDKAIALAVGDAASPLHGLDAKQVQVDGGALVAGGKRDSYTALLKRQKLPSLEAQASSGPGPESGKYSMHSFGAQFAEVRVDPDLGEIRVSRWTGAFGGGRILNEKTARSQMMGGIIMGIGMALMEESVVDTRTGRFITHDLADYHVPVNPDVPDIDIAFIPEDDPYVNPIGVKGIGEIGITGAAAAIANAVYHATGKRIRSLPLTLDKLLTT from the coding sequence ATGGACAAGTCAGTGGGAAAACCGCTGGACCGGGTGGATGGGCGGCTCAAGGTAACGGGTGCGGCGAAGTACGCCGCCGAGTTTCCCCAGGAGCAACTGGCGCACGCGGTGCTCGTCACCAGCACCATCGCCAACGGCACCATCTCTCGCATGGACACAGCGGCCGCAGAGAAGGCGCCGGGGGTGCTCGCGGTGCTCTCGCCCGAGAAGCCTCCAAAGCTGGGCGGCGACCCGACCCAGAAGCAGAGCCCAGTGGACCGTGTGGTGCACGTCCTGCAAACGAAGCGGGTGGACTACCAGCACCAGCCCGTGGCGGTGGTGGTCGCCGACACGCTCGAGCGAGCCACCCATGCCGCCGCCCTGGTCAAGGTGCAATACAAGGCGAGCAAGCCCAAGGCCAACTTCAAGGCCGAGAAGGCTCAAGCGTACAAGCCGACAGCCATCCTGGGCAGGCCCGCAGACCATGCGCAGGGCAAGGCCTCGGACGAGAAACCCGGGGCGGAGGTCGACGCCACGTATGTGACGCCGTACGAGCACCACAACCCGATGGAGCCGCACGCGACGACGGCCTTCTGGGAGGGCGATCTCCTCACGGTGTACGACGCCACCCAGGGCGTCTTCGGCACACGCTCAAGGCTCGCGGCGCTGCTCGGGATTCCCGTGGAGAACGTGCGCGTCATCACCAAGTTCGTGGGCGGTGGCTTCGGCGGCAAAGGCTCCGTGTGGGCCCACACAGCGCTCGCGGCCATGGCGGCGAAGGCTGTCTCCCGGCCCGTGAAGCTGGTGCTGCGGCGTGACCAGATGTTCGGGCCGGTGGGTTACCGGCCAGAGACCGAGCAGCACGTGCAGCTCAGAGCCCGCAAGGACGGCAAGCTGCTGCTCATCCGCCACGAGACGACAAGTTCGACTTCCACATTCGACGAGTTCGCCGAGCCCTCCAGCATGCAGACGCGCATGCTGTATGCGAGCGAGCAGATCATCACGTCCCACCGGCTGGTGCGCCTGACGATGGGCACACCGACGTTCACGCGGGCCCCAGGCGAATCCACTGGCACCTTCGCGCTCGAGTCCGCGATGGACGAGTTGGCCTACAAGCTCAACCTGGATCCGGTGGCGCTGCGGCTCCAGAACCACGCGGACCAGGATCCCGAGTCGGGCCGCCCCTGGAGCAGCAAGTCGCTCAAGGAGTGCTATCGCGTAGGCGCTGAGAAGTTTGGCTGGGCGAAGCGCAACCCCACGCCAGGCTCGATGAAGGACGGGCGCACCCTGATTGGCTGGGGAATGGCGAGCGCCACCTACCCGGCCCGTCAGATGAAGGCCTCCGCGAAAGCCTCGCTTCTGCCCGATGGCACTGTGCAGGTCGATTCCGGCTCGCAAGACCTCGGCACCGGCACGTACACGGTGATGACACAGATCGCCGCGGACGCGCTGGGACTGGCACCGGAGAAAGTGCGCTTCGATCTCGGCGACACCCAGATGCCCGAGACACCTGTCTCGGGAGGCTCCTGGACAGCGTCCAGCGTCGGCTCCGCCGTGAAGGCCGTCTCGCTGGCGTTGCGTGACAAAGCCATTGCGCTCGCAGTAGGCGATGCGGCCTCGCCGCTTCACGGCCTGGATGCGAAGCAGGTTCAGGTGGACGGCGGCGCACTCGTCGCGGGTGGCAAGCGGGACAGCTACACTGCCCTGCTGAAACGCCAAAAGCTGCCGTCTCTCGAGGCACAGGCGAGTTCGGGGCCCGGCCCGGAGAGTGGCAAGTACTCGATGCACTCATTCGGCGCGCAGTTCGCCGAGGTGAGGGTGGATCCCGACCTGGGAGAGATTCGCGTGAGCCGCTGGACCGGTGCGTTCGGGGGCGGAAGGATCCTGAACGAGAAGACCGCCCGGAGCCAGATGATGGGCGGCATCATCATGGGCATCGGCATGGCGCTGATGGAGGAGTCCGTGGTGGATACACGGACCGGACGCTTCATCACGCATGACCTTGCGGACTACCACGTACCGGTGAACCCAGACGTGCCGGACATCGACATCGCGTTCATTCCCGAAGACGATCCGTATGTGAATCCCATCGGTGTCAAGGGCATCGGCGAGATCGGCATCACGGGCGCCGCTGCCGCTATTGCCAACGCCGTCTACCACGCCACAGGCAAACGCATCCGGTCGCTGCCTCTCACCCTGGACAAGCTCCTGACAACATAG
- a CDS encoding (2Fe-2S)-binding protein: protein MARSPLKGVEDSRPGGFACMSDPKQPPHGDGAEREALSALDDGKTTRREFVGTAVVGGALLATGLLSLPANAKGSAKAPGLEGPPVAPVPLRLQINGKEHALEVEPRVTLLDALRENLGLTGSKKGCDLGQCGACTVLVEGRRVNSCLTLAVMQQGKQITTIEGLAQGDALHPMQQSFLAHDGFQCGYCTPGQIMSAVGFSREPWGQTDADIREGMCGNICRCGAYPHIVAAVRDGRGKKA from the coding sequence ATGGCACGTTCCCCCCTCAAGGGCGTGGAGGACAGCCGCCCTGGAGGGTTTGCCTGCATGTCTGACCCGAAGCAGCCTCCCCACGGCGACGGCGCGGAGCGAGAGGCCCTCAGCGCTCTCGACGACGGAAAGACAACCCGGCGCGAGTTCGTCGGCACCGCGGTGGTGGGCGGCGCACTGCTCGCCACGGGCCTCCTCTCCCTTCCTGCCAACGCGAAGGGAAGTGCGAAGGCCCCAGGCCTCGAAGGGCCTCCCGTGGCCCCGGTACCCCTCCGACTCCAGATCAATGGCAAGGAGCATGCGCTGGAGGTCGAGCCGCGCGTCACGCTGCTCGATGCGCTCCGCGAAAACCTGGGGCTGACCGGCTCCAAGAAGGGGTGCGACCTGGGCCAGTGCGGCGCGTGCACCGTGCTCGTGGAAGGACGCCGTGTGAACTCCTGCCTCACGCTCGCCGTGATGCAGCAGGGCAAGCAGATCACCACCATCGAAGGGCTCGCCCAGGGCGATGCGCTCCACCCCATGCAGCAATCCTTCCTCGCGCATGATGGCTTCCAGTGCGGCTACTGCACGCCGGGCCAGATCATGAGCGCGGTGGGCTTCTCCCGCGAGCCGTGGGGGCAGACCGACGCGGACATCCGCGAAGGCATGTGCGGAAACATCTGCCGCTGCGGCGCTTACCCTCACATCGTGGCCGCCGTTCGCGACGGGCGCGGGAAGAAAGCCTGA
- a CDS encoding FAD binding domain-containing protein has translation MRPIDYTAAHDVKGALQTLAARPLDSAPIGGGTNLVDLMKIHVQNPALLVDINGLPLAEIQEVEGGLRIGALVRNSDLANHPLVRERYPVLSEALLAGASPQLRNMATVGGNILQRTRCAYFRDISQPCNKREPGSGCGAMEGFNRMHAVLGTSAQCIAANPSDMSVALAALDATVHVSGPQGERTVAFGDFHLLPGSTPERETVLRPGELITHVSLPASRFAARSRYLKVRDRASYAFALASAAVAIELDGKTIKDARVALGGVGTKPWRSAEAEKALIGQPADEVHFKAAAAAALKGAKPRAHNAFKVELARRTLVRVLALAAGLA, from the coding sequence ATGCGGCCCATCGACTACACCGCTGCACACGATGTGAAGGGGGCGCTCCAGACGCTGGCTGCGCGGCCCTTGGACTCCGCCCCCATCGGAGGGGGCACCAATCTCGTGGATCTGATGAAGATCCATGTCCAGAACCCCGCCCTGCTCGTGGACATCAACGGGCTGCCGCTCGCCGAGATCCAGGAGGTGGAGGGCGGGCTGCGCATTGGCGCGCTGGTGCGCAACAGCGATCTGGCCAACCATCCGCTCGTGCGTGAGCGCTACCCGGTGCTCTCCGAGGCCTTGCTTGCGGGGGCGTCTCCCCAGCTGCGCAACATGGCCACCGTCGGTGGCAACATCCTCCAGCGCACGCGCTGCGCATACTTCCGGGACATCTCGCAGCCCTGCAATAAGCGCGAGCCCGGCTCCGGCTGCGGGGCCATGGAAGGCTTCAACCGCATGCATGCCGTGCTGGGGACCAGTGCCCAGTGCATCGCCGCGAACCCCTCGGACATGAGCGTCGCCCTGGCCGCCTTGGACGCGACCGTGCACGTGTCGGGTCCGCAGGGCGAGCGCACGGTGGCGTTTGGTGATTTCCACCTGCTTCCTGGCTCAACCCCTGAGCGGGAAACGGTGCTCAGGCCGGGCGAACTCATCACCCATGTGTCGCTGCCCGCCTCGCGCTTCGCGGCGCGCTCTCGCTACCTGAAGGTGCGGGACAGGGCTTCATACGCTTTCGCACTGGCCTCGGCGGCGGTCGCCATCGAGTTGGATGGGAAGACCATCAAGGACGCGCGCGTGGCGCTGGGCGGCGTGGGCACCAAGCCTTGGCGATCGGCCGAGGCCGAGAAAGCACTCATCGGCCAGCCAGCGGACGAGGTGCACTTCAAGGCCGCCGCAGCCGCGGCGCTGAAGGGCGCGAAGCCCCGAGCCCATAACGCATTCAAGGTTGAACTCGCGCGGCGCACGCTCGTTCGTGTGCTGGCGCTGGCGGCTGGACTCGCCTGA
- a CDS encoding GMC family oxidoreductase, translating to MTKAPVDVCIIGSGAGGAPMALELGRAGLKVVVLEKGAHYRPKDFVHDEILNSRRNFFMPMPWEEPHLVRQGAHGRYERSNAAWTANCVGGGTVHMSGYFYRLKPVDFRLRSTLGKLDGANLADWPISYEDLAPFYDQAEVELGVSGASVPHPFAEPRSKPYPLPPLDVHPIAREIDRVCREMHWHSLPTARGIISQPYRGRAGCAYCALCGSYGCEVGAKSGTDASLIPAALATGNVELRPGCMARSVEIDKAGRARSVVYQDPDGVEQEQPAKLIVVSCTAVESARLLLNSTSSRFPKGLANGSGQVGRNLMFSSFGESRALFRLSESKTSRPWLTAPGPFVNRSLQDFYLMPDDRFGFRKGGTLGFMWAHPNPIFAAVGLAGQGTEGVFGKALKDKLRAYRDSRILQFEVYGEFLATPGTYVTVEPGVKDTYGLPVAAITLDRHPMDFAATRFLVERGEEILLSLEPDSLQRLGVSGETTILQHGTCRFGNDPATSVLDKDCRTHEVPNLYVVDGSFMPSAGSVPSTLTIVANSFRVAHNLLRKLKKG from the coding sequence ATGACGAAGGCGCCGGTGGACGTCTGCATCATCGGCAGCGGCGCGGGGGGCGCGCCCATGGCTCTGGAACTGGGCCGCGCGGGGCTCAAGGTCGTGGTGCTGGAAAAGGGCGCGCATTACCGGCCCAAGGACTTCGTCCACGACGAGATCCTCAACAGCCGCCGCAACTTCTTCATGCCCATGCCGTGGGAGGAGCCGCACCTGGTCCGCCAGGGCGCGCACGGCCGCTACGAGCGCTCCAACGCCGCCTGGACCGCCAACTGCGTGGGTGGCGGCACCGTGCACATGAGCGGCTACTTCTACCGGCTCAAGCCGGTGGACTTCCGGCTCCGCTCCACGCTGGGCAAGCTCGACGGGGCCAATCTGGCGGACTGGCCCATCTCGTACGAGGATCTGGCCCCTTTCTATGATCAGGCCGAGGTGGAGCTGGGTGTGTCGGGAGCGTCCGTTCCCCATCCCTTCGCCGAGCCCCGGAGCAAGCCCTACCCGCTTCCGCCCCTGGACGTGCACCCCATCGCGCGAGAGATCGACCGGGTGTGCCGTGAAATGCACTGGCATTCGCTGCCCACCGCTCGCGGCATCATCAGCCAGCCCTACCGGGGCCGAGCGGGCTGCGCGTACTGCGCGCTGTGCGGAAGCTATGGCTGCGAGGTGGGCGCCAAGAGCGGAACCGATGCCAGCCTCATCCCCGCCGCGCTCGCCACGGGAAACGTGGAGCTGCGCCCGGGGTGCATGGCCCGCTCGGTGGAGATCGACAAGGCGGGACGGGCCCGGAGCGTCGTGTACCAGGATCCGGACGGCGTGGAGCAGGAGCAACCCGCGAAGCTCATCGTGGTCTCCTGCACGGCGGTGGAGAGCGCGCGGCTGCTGCTCAATTCCACCTCGTCGCGCTTTCCGAAGGGGCTGGCGAATGGAAGCGGCCAGGTGGGCCGCAACCTGATGTTCAGCTCTTTTGGCGAGTCCCGAGCCCTCTTCCGCCTCTCCGAGAGCAAGACCTCCCGGCCCTGGCTGACGGCCCCGGGGCCCTTCGTCAACCGGAGCCTCCAGGACTTCTACCTGATGCCCGACGATCGGTTCGGCTTCCGCAAGGGAGGGACGCTGGGCTTCATGTGGGCCCACCCCAACCCCATCTTCGCGGCGGTGGGGCTCGCGGGCCAGGGCACGGAAGGGGTCTTCGGCAAGGCCCTGAAGGACAAGCTGCGAGCGTACCGGGATTCGCGCATCCTCCAGTTCGAGGTGTACGGCGAGTTCCTCGCCACGCCGGGCACCTATGTGACGGTCGAGCCGGGCGTGAAGGACACGTACGGCCTGCCCGTGGCCGCCATCACGCTGGACCGGCACCCCATGGACTTCGCGGCCACCCGCTTCCTCGTCGAGCGGGGCGAGGAAATCCTCCTGAGTCTGGAGCCGGACAGCCTGCAACGCCTGGGCGTGTCCGGGGAGACGACCATCCTCCAGCACGGCACCTGCCGCTTCGGCAACGACCCGGCCACCTCCGTGCTCGACAAGGATTGCCGGACACACGAGGTGCCCAACCTCTATGTGGTGGACGGCAGCTTCATGCCCAGCGCCGGCAGCGTGCCCTCCACGCTCACCATCGTGGCCAACAGCTTCCGCGTGGCCCACAACCTCTTGCGCAAGCTCAAGAAGGGCTGA
- a CDS encoding methyltransferase, which translates to MSIPFSEDVRMNPSPPHPAQLIVDLGFGYILSGALAAATELGVADHLAQGPKSPADLAKALGADASSLFRVLRLLASVGVFTEDTEGRFGLTPAADLLRSQVQGSLRDAVLMLTQKIFWAPTGEMAETVRTGQTPFDRIFGKPFFDYLASHTAAGTTFHRGMSSLSDLENGPIARSYDFSPFQRVVDVGGGYGGFLIEVLRASPTLRGVLFDHAHVLEGSRIASAGLADRCEHAVGDFFQTVPVGADVYVLKRILHDWSDEVCVNILRNCRNAMSEGGRVLVIDTVIPPGNAPHGGKVLDVMMLVALPGRERTEEEFRKLFAQAGLRLSRIIPTPAALSITEAIAA; encoded by the coding sequence ATGTCCATCCCGTTCTCCGAGGACGTGCGCATGAATCCGTCTCCCCCCCATCCGGCTCAACTCATTGTCGATCTTGGCTTTGGGTACATCCTCTCCGGCGCACTCGCCGCGGCAACCGAGCTCGGCGTCGCGGATCACCTGGCGCAGGGGCCCAAGAGTCCCGCTGATCTCGCCAAGGCGCTGGGTGCCGACGCCTCTTCCCTCTTCCGGGTGCTGCGCCTGCTGGCGAGCGTCGGTGTGTTCACCGAAGACACCGAAGGGCGCTTCGGTCTCACTCCGGCCGCGGACCTCCTGCGCTCGCAGGTCCAGGGCTCGCTGCGCGATGCGGTGCTGATGCTCACCCAGAAGATCTTCTGGGCCCCTACCGGGGAAATGGCAGAGACGGTGCGCACAGGACAAACTCCCTTCGACCGCATCTTCGGCAAGCCGTTCTTCGACTATCTCGCGAGCCACACTGCGGCGGGGACCACCTTCCACCGAGGGATGTCCAGCCTCTCCGATTTGGAGAACGGTCCCATCGCGCGCAGCTACGACTTCAGCCCCTTCCAGCGCGTGGTGGATGTCGGCGGTGGGTATGGGGGTTTCCTCATCGAGGTGCTTCGAGCCTCCCCCACACTCCGAGGCGTGCTGTTCGACCATGCCCATGTCCTGGAGGGTTCCCGAATCGCCAGCGCCGGGCTCGCGGACCGCTGCGAGCACGCCGTGGGAGACTTCTTCCAGACCGTCCCGGTGGGCGCGGACGTGTATGTCTTGAAGCGCATCCTCCACGACTGGAGCGACGAGGTCTGCGTCAACATCCTGCGAAACTGCCGGAACGCCATGAGCGAGGGAGGGCGAGTCCTTGTCATCGACACCGTCATCCCCCCGGGCAATGCGCCGCATGGGGGGAAGGTGCTGGATGTCATGATGCTGGTCGCGCTGCCAGGCCGCGAGCGTACAGAAGAGGAGTTTCGGAAGCTCTTCGCCCAGGCGGGACTTCGGCTGTCGCGAATCATCCCCACCCCGGCAGCGCTCAGCATTACCGAAGCCATTGCCGCATAA
- a CDS encoding serine/threonine-protein kinase translates to MDTARPELLPPGTLLGPWRLMHRAGRGAYGAVYRAVRVGQEAAGPVALKLSLYSREGRFEREAEVLSRVRHLGVPRLLDEGEWVGGPWRVAYPYLVMDWVEGQSLYRWARARSPNSSQILRLLAQLSRALQAVHEVHCLHRDVKGENVLVGPGGEAFLVDFGCGTYPEASPLTDTPLAPGTLPYRSPQALRHQWAHRNDGVHYKAGPEDDVYALGVTAYRLVTGMYPPPGTDLEARHGGRRGARPMRQPPHVLVPQVSPELSALIERMLAEAPAERGSARELADALEAAAASAGQEANLSLGSTEVLRPEPVMRPAPPNGWASVRAGLAGAALMGLLIWISTWRLPEGSWSAPAGVGQEDAGTVGVADASVSSESLATAVRSEDAEPPRDVLAWEMPKRPLAGQKRPPCKPHRETEIRGGCWGALLNAQPPCEDDGYEWSGKCFLPVAAKRRPDTSQYP, encoded by the coding sequence ATGGACACCGCCCGCCCCGAACTTCTTCCCCCTGGCACTCTTCTGGGCCCCTGGCGATTGATGCACCGCGCGGGCAGAGGGGCTTACGGAGCCGTCTACCGGGCCGTGAGGGTGGGACAGGAGGCGGCGGGACCCGTGGCCCTCAAGCTGTCCCTGTACTCTCGGGAAGGTCGCTTCGAACGCGAAGCGGAAGTGCTGTCTCGGGTTCGGCACCTGGGGGTTCCGCGCCTGCTCGACGAGGGCGAATGGGTGGGAGGCCCCTGGAGGGTGGCCTATCCCTATCTTGTCATGGACTGGGTGGAGGGCCAATCCCTGTATCGGTGGGCGAGGGCGAGGTCGCCCAACTCAAGTCAGATACTGCGTCTCTTGGCGCAGCTCAGCCGTGCCCTCCAGGCTGTACATGAGGTGCACTGCCTGCACCGGGACGTCAAAGGGGAGAATGTTCTCGTGGGGCCAGGAGGAGAGGCTTTCCTGGTGGACTTCGGCTGCGGGACGTACCCGGAGGCTTCTCCGCTCACGGACACCCCTCTGGCGCCAGGGACGCTGCCGTATCGAAGTCCCCAAGCGCTTCGCCATCAATGGGCTCACCGGAACGACGGGGTGCATTACAAGGCCGGGCCCGAGGACGATGTATATGCCCTGGGCGTCACCGCCTACCGTCTGGTCACGGGTATGTATCCTCCTCCGGGAACGGACCTGGAAGCGAGGCACGGAGGGCGCAGAGGGGCCCGGCCCATGCGTCAGCCGCCTCACGTGCTCGTCCCTCAGGTGAGCCCGGAACTTTCGGCCCTCATCGAGCGGATGCTGGCGGAGGCCCCCGCGGAGCGAGGCAGCGCACGCGAACTGGCGGATGCGCTCGAAGCTGCGGCGGCCAGTGCAGGCCAGGAGGCAAATCTCTCCCTGGGCTCCACCGAGGTTCTTCGCCCAGAGCCCGTCATGCGTCCAGCCCCTCCCAACGGGTGGGCTTCGGTTCGGGCGGGCTTGGCGGGAGCGGCCTTGATGGGCCTCCTCATCTGGATCTCGACGTGGCGCTTGCCCGAGGGTTCCTGGAGTGCTCCAGCAGGGGTAGGGCAAGAGGATGCGGGGACAGTAGGGGTGGCCGATGCGTCTGTATCATCTGAATCGCTTGCCACAGCAGTTCGCTCTGAGGATGCCGAGCCTCCCAGGGACGTACTGGCATGGGAGATGCCCAAGCGTCCCTTGGCGGGGCAGAAGCGCCCCCCTTGCAAGCCCCACCGGGAGACAGAGATCCGAGGTGGATGCTGGGGGGCTCTCCTGAATGCGCAGCCGCCTTGTGAGGACGACGGATACGAGTGGTCCGGAAAGTGTTTCCTTCCAGTGGCGGCCAAGCGTCGTCCCGACACATCGCAGTACCCGTAG
- a CDS encoding gluconate 2-dehydrogenase subunit 3 family protein, translating to MARKRSSSKRLSRRSFIQRLTFFGGGVVLLGPMACKRSSPEEAPHALPTPLPDSAHGTFTGRELATVAAACERILPRDEDPGAQDAQVPAYIDRMLQTPELKQMKSDFLQGLAALERRSRSMFQKGFTESTPSQQDELLAIFKDSRPGSGEAHFYELLLVLTLEGFLGDPSYGGNKDRVGWRLVGFDTVGTVAMAPPEGYDGPKCLRECGEHR from the coding sequence ATGGCCCGCAAACGCTCTTCCTCCAAGCGCCTGTCCCGGCGCTCCTTCATCCAGAGGCTGACCTTCTTTGGCGGAGGGGTGGTGCTGCTGGGCCCCATGGCCTGCAAGCGCTCCTCTCCGGAAGAGGCCCCGCATGCCTTGCCCACCCCGCTCCCGGACTCTGCCCACGGCACCTTCACCGGCAGGGAGCTCGCCACCGTGGCCGCCGCGTGCGAGCGCATCCTCCCGCGGGACGAGGATCCCGGTGCGCAGGACGCCCAGGTGCCCGCCTATATCGACCGGATGCTTCAGACTCCAGAGCTGAAGCAGATGAAGAGCGACTTTCTCCAGGGGCTCGCCGCGCTGGAGCGCCGCTCCCGGAGCATGTTCCAGAAGGGCTTCACCGAGTCCACCCCCTCCCAGCAGGACGAGCTGCTGGCGATCTTCAAGGACAGCAGGCCCGGCAGCGGGGAGGCTCACTTCTATGAGCTGCTCCTGGTGCTGACGCTGGAGGGCTTCCTGGGAGACCCTTCCTACGGTGGCAACAAGGACCGGGTGGGCTGGCGGCTGGTGGGCTTCGACACGGTGGGCACCGTGGCCATGGCGCCCCCCGAGGGCTACGACGGACCGAAGTGCCTGCGCGAGTGCGGTGAGCACCGATGA
- a CDS encoding NUDIX hydrolase, translating to MSEDHSWEGNWKSRLYERVRERGYASLTAFAEARPTASLVALAEALGPHDIAAVQVFSGLVAEAERNHQVTRLVRGQLVRELSQHLPNGWPTVLDDANRFDVAHALARWSTYTPETHQQRVDHVGDALLATPPPPGWRPLSPDDELLRTLLPDEEV from the coding sequence ATGAGCGAGGACCATTCCTGGGAGGGCAACTGGAAGAGCCGCCTTTATGAACGGGTCCGGGAGCGTGGTTACGCTTCGCTCACCGCTTTTGCCGAAGCGCGCCCCACCGCCTCCTTGGTTGCGCTGGCCGAAGCGCTTGGCCCGCACGACATTGCTGCAGTGCAGGTGTTCAGCGGCCTGGTGGCCGAGGCAGAGCGCAACCATCAAGTCACACGCTTGGTGCGAGGGCAGCTTGTGCGCGAATTGTCCCAGCATCTTCCGAACGGCTGGCCGACGGTGCTGGACGACGCCAACCGCTTCGATGTCGCGCATGCGCTCGCCCGCTGGAGTACCTACACCCCAGAAACCCATCAGCAGAGAGTTGATCACGTTGGCGATGCGCTTCTTGCCACGCCGCCACCGCCTGGATGGCGCCCTCTCAGCCCCGATGACGAGTTGCTCCGCACGCTCCTGCCCGACGAGGAAGTCTGA